A single Buchnera aphidicola (Hyperomyzus lactucae) DNA region contains:
- a CDS encoding proline--tRNA ligase, producing MRTSQYLLSTLKNIPHDAKIISHQLMLRSGMIRKISSGLYIWLPTGIRVLNKIKNIIQKEMNKINALETSMPIIQPEELWKETGRLNVYGEELLRFSDRHKKNFILGPTNEEIITDFIRSEINSYKALPLTVYQIQTKFRDEIRPRFGIVRAREFTMKDAYSFHADIKCLENTYDKFYHSYINIFNKIKLDFCVVKADSGSIGGSTSHEFQSFSKNGEDEIVFSENRSYSSNMNMAKSMETINFFKNKNQYKIIEKEKSNKSMIHFEQNTVLLTNCIKTILVRTEINNITSIAALLIRGDHELNLFKVEKIDILKKPLVFLEEKEIIAFMGVTKKFLGPLGLKIPVIADISTFQMKNFTIGANVKNHFFININWGVDLPIPIIKDIRKVTKKDWSPDGSGYLNIKKSIEIGHIFQLGQQYSRKMKAFVKMKNGNQENLYMGCYGIGITRIVAAVIEQNNDDNGIIWPNSIAPFEAVILPINMHKFIEIKKIANIIYQEFKKNGIDVILDDRNERPGIMFNEMDLIGIPHQIIISTSSINNGSVEYRARKNKKIVFVKIGEITNFMVKHLKTKRNKQ from the coding sequence ATGCGCACAAGTCAATACTTATTATCAACTTTAAAAAACATACCTCATGATGCAAAAATTATCAGTCATCAACTAATGTTAAGAAGCGGTATGATCAGAAAAATATCTTCAGGTTTATATATTTGGCTTCCTACTGGAATTAGAGTATTAAATAAAATCAAAAATATTATTCAAAAAGAAATGAACAAAATTAATGCATTAGAAACATCGATGCCAATTATACAACCTGAAGAATTATGGAAAGAAACTGGTCGTTTAAATGTATATGGAGAAGAGTTATTAAGATTTTCTGATCGTCATAAAAAAAACTTTATTTTAGGACCTACTAATGAAGAAATTATTACTGATTTTATAAGAAGCGAAATCAATTCATATAAAGCTCTTCCACTTACAGTCTATCAAATACAAACAAAATTTAGAGATGAAATACGTCCTCGTTTTGGAATAGTTCGAGCAAGAGAATTTACTATGAAAGATGCCTATTCTTTTCATGCCGATATAAAATGTCTAGAGAATACTTATGATAAATTTTATCATAGCTATATAAATATATTTAATAAAATAAAATTAGATTTTTGTGTTGTAAAAGCTGATTCAGGTTCTATAGGAGGTAGTACTTCTCACGAATTTCAATCCTTTTCTAAAAATGGTGAAGACGAAATCGTTTTTTCTGAAAATAGATCATATTCTTCAAATATGAATATGGCTAAATCCATGGAAACAATTAATTTTTTTAAAAATAAAAATCAATATAAAATTATTGAAAAAGAAAAAAGCAATAAATCTATGATTCATTTCGAACAAAATACTGTATTATTAACTAATTGTATTAAAACCATTTTAGTTCGAACTGAAATTAACAATATCACTTCAATAGCGGCATTATTAATACGTGGAGATCATGAATTAAATTTATTTAAAGTAGAAAAAATTGATATTCTTAAAAAGCCTTTAGTATTTCTCGAAGAGAAAGAAATAATTGCATTTATGGGAGTAACAAAAAAGTTCTTAGGACCTTTGGGGTTAAAAATACCTGTTATTGCTGATATTTCTACTTTTCAAATGAAAAATTTTACTATAGGTGCTAATGTTAAAAATCATTTCTTTATTAACATAAATTGGGGTGTTGATTTACCTATACCAATAATTAAAGATATTAGAAAAGTAACCAAAAAAGATTGGAGTCCTGATGGATCAGGATATTTAAATATTAAAAAAAGTATTGAAATTGGTCATATATTTCAACTTGGTCAGCAATATTCTAGAAAAATGAAAGCATTTGTTAAAATGAAGAACGGAAATCAAGAAAATTTATATATGGGATGTTATGGTATAGGAATCACACGGATTGTAGCAGCTGTTATCGAACAGAACAATGATGATAATGGGATTATTTGGCCAAATTCTATAGCACCTTTTGAAGCAGTTATTTTACCTATAAATATGCACAAATTTATTGAAATAAAAAAAATAGCCAATATTATATATCAAGAATTTAAAAAAAATGGCATAGATGTAATCTTGGATGATCGAAATGAACGACCAGGAATTATGTTTAATGAGATGGACTTAATTGGTATTCCTCATCAAATAATCATCAGTACTAGCTCCATTAATAATGGTAGTGTTGAATATCGTGCAAGAAAGAATAAAAAAATTGTTTTCGTAAAAATTGGAGAAATAACAAATTTTATGGTTAAACACTTGAAAACTAAAAGAAATAAACAATAA
- the dnaE gene encoding DNA polymerase III subunit alpha has translation SKIQKNYSDQQFLKSEKEMCDLFADIPEALINSVEISKRCNVFIFSGKYFLPQFPTGKISVENYLITQAYKGIENRLNSRNSDHKKYARILNRYKNRLDMELNIINKMGFPGYFLIVMEFIKWAKDNNIPVGPGRGSGAGSLVAYALNITEVDPLSFDLLFERFLNPERISLPDLDIDFCMEKRDKVIDHVSDIYGRNAVAQIITFGTLTAKAVIRDVGRVLGYPYGFINKLSKMVPLDPGITLKEAFLKESKLSNLYKNNEDVRNLIDIAKKLEGIHRNVGKHAGGVVISPTKITDFCPLYCDEKGDNPVTQFDKNDIEYVGLVKFDFLGLRTLTIINSTVKMINFKLNYSKEKLININSIPLNDSKCFDVLKSAQTNGVFQLESYGMKDLIKRLQPDCFEDIIALVALFRPGPLQSGMVDNFINRKHGRENISYPDHKWQHILLKPILESTYGIILYQEQVMQIAQILAGYTLGSADILRRAMSKKNAKDMAKQRSIFEAGALKNGINKKLAIKIFDLLEKFAGYGFNKSHSVAYALVSYQTLWLKSHYPAEFMAAAMTSDIDHTEKIVTLIHESLNIGVKIIPPNVNLSKYEFYVKNDKNIVYGLGAIKGIGENSIHNLVQEREKNGEFHDLFDLCIRLDSNKINRRILEKLIMSGSCDCFNKNRNYLLQSIDDAIKSSKESVKIKHFKQESLFGVFKDELNQVKKNNFVNLSCSEKNKLKNEYQVLGFYLTGHPIDQYSEELKHYLNGMKLSKLKFIEKNRTVLVAGIIVSIKVKTTKNNNRIAILILDDNTSRIEVIIFTSLLDVYESLLKLNEILFVKGILNVNFINAYTKIIANDLMDLNIARKKHINKLIIILNQDKQDLFFLNKLRACLDKQSKGNIPVFFYCYKKRVFFNLALNKKWFVIITDDFLHELKKIVGSKKIKLEFH, from the coding sequence AAATATTTTTTACCCCAGTTTCCAACTGGTAAAATCAGTGTTGAAAATTATTTAATTACGCAAGCATATAAAGGTATCGAAAATAGGTTAAACTCTAGAAATTCAGATCATAAAAAATATGCACGTATTTTAAATAGATATAAAAATCGTTTAGATATGGAATTAAATATAATTAATAAAATGGGCTTTCCTGGGTATTTTTTAATTGTTATGGAATTTATAAAATGGGCAAAAGATAATAATATACCAGTTGGTCCAGGAAGAGGTTCTGGTGCAGGTTCTCTTGTGGCGTATGCATTAAATATCACAGAAGTAGATCCACTTTCTTTCGATCTTTTGTTTGAACGATTTTTAAATCCAGAACGTATTTCATTGCCTGATCTTGATATTGATTTTTGTATGGAAAAACGTGATAAAGTAATTGATCATGTTTCAGATATATACGGTAGAAATGCAGTTGCTCAAATTATTACTTTCGGCACATTAACTGCAAAAGCTGTTATTCGAGATGTAGGTCGAGTGTTAGGATATCCATATGGTTTTATTAACAAATTATCTAAGATGGTGCCTTTAGATCCTGGGATCACATTAAAAGAGGCTTTTTTAAAGGAATCTAAACTATCTAATCTGTATAAAAATAATGAAGATGTTAGAAATCTAATTGATATTGCTAAAAAACTAGAAGGAATACATAGGAATGTTGGTAAACATGCAGGTGGTGTCGTTATTTCACCGACTAAAATTACTGATTTTTGTCCACTATATTGCGACGAAAAAGGTGATAATCCTGTAACTCAATTTGATAAAAATGATATAGAATATGTGGGATTAGTAAAATTTGATTTTCTTGGTTTACGCACCTTAACTATTATTAATAGTACAGTAAAAATGATTAATTTTAAACTAAACTATAGTAAAGAAAAATTAATAAATATTAATTCAATTCCTCTTAATGATAGTAAATGTTTTGATGTATTAAAAAGTGCTCAAACCAATGGTGTTTTTCAACTAGAATCTTACGGTATGAAAGATTTAATTAAAAGATTACAACCTGATTGTTTTGAAGATATTATTGCTTTAGTAGCTCTTTTTAGACCTGGTCCTTTGCAATCTGGAATGGTTGACAATTTTATTAATAGAAAACATGGGCGTGAAAATATTTCATATCCTGATCATAAATGGCAGCATATACTCTTGAAGCCGATACTAGAATCGACATACGGTATTATTCTGTATCAAGAACAAGTCATGCAAATAGCACAAATTTTAGCAGGTTATACTTTAGGAAGTGCGGATATTTTAAGACGAGCCATGAGTAAAAAAAACGCAAAAGACATGGCAAAACAACGTTCTATATTTGAAGCGGGAGCTTTAAAAAATGGTATAAATAAAAAATTAGCAATAAAAATTTTTGATTTATTAGAAAAATTTGCGGGATATGGGTTTAATAAATCCCATTCTGTAGCGTATGCTTTAGTATCTTATCAAACTCTATGGCTAAAATCACATTATCCCGCTGAGTTTATGGCTGCAGCGATGACATCTGATATAGATCATACAGAAAAAATAGTAACGTTAATTCATGAGTCTTTAAATATAGGAGTAAAAATTATACCTCCAAACGTTAACTTAAGTAAATATGAATTTTATGTAAAAAATGACAAAAATATAGTTTATGGTCTTGGTGCAATTAAAGGAATAGGGGAAAATTCAATACATAATCTTGTGCAAGAACGAGAAAAAAATGGAGAATTTCATGATTTATTTGATCTCTGTATTCGTCTTGATTCAAATAAGATTAATCGTAGAATTTTAGAAAAATTAATTATGTCTGGAAGTTGTGATTGTTTTAATAAAAATAGAAATTATTTACTTCAATCTATTGATGATGCTATAAAATCTTCAAAAGAATCTGTTAAAATTAAACATTTTAAACAAGAAAGTCTCTTTGGTGTTTTCAAAGACGAATTAAACCAAGTAAAAAAAAATAATTTTGTCAACTTATCTTGTTCTGAAAAAAATAAATTAAAAAACGAATATCAAGTATTAGGGTTTTATCTTACAGGACATCCTATCGATCAATATTCTGAAGAACTAAAACATTATTTAAATGGTATGAAATTATCAAAATTAAAATTTATTGAAAAAAATAGAACAGTGTTAGTAGCAGGAATAATAGTTTCTATTAAAGTTAAGACCACTAAAAATAATAATCGTATAGCTATTTTAATATTAGATGATAATACTAGTCGTATAGAAGTGATAATTTTTACAAGTTTATTGGATGTATATGAATCTTTATTAAAATTAAATGAAATTTTGTTTGTAAAAGGTATTTTAAATGTTAATTTTATCAATGCATATACTAAAATAATCGCAAATGATCTTATGGATCTGAATATAGCAAGAAAAAAACATATAAATAAATTAATAATTATATTAAATCAAGACAAACAAGATTTATTTTTTTTGAATAAGTTACGTGCATGTTTAGATAAACAATCTAAAGGAAATATTCCTGTATTTTTTTATTGCTATAAAAAAAGAGTTTTTTTTAATTTAGCATTAAACAAAAAATGGTTTGTGATTATTACCGATGATTTTTTGCATGAATTAAAAAAAATAGTAGGATCAAAAAAAATAAAGTTGGAGTTTCATTAA
- the argS gene encoding arginine--tRNA ligase produces the protein MNLKNIIKKDIQDVLISISSINNCEPLITANKKIKLGHYQVNNLIKIANILKLEPYELSKIIILNIKNKHIYKKITFSQPGFINIFIRHQWISEQLEKVFISSRLGIHYAKPKNIVIDYSSPNIAKEMHIGHLRSTIIGDVIVRILSFLGHNVIRANHIGDWGTQFGMLIAYLEDQNLQKNNFSLVELEKIYCKAKKKYDSNKLFSEKSRKYVVKLQNGDQYCYAIWKKLVSITMLENYKIYKRLNVTLKETDTMGESLYNKMLPDIIQDLKNKKIAVEENGSTIVYLKEFKNRLGESMGVVIQKKDKGFLYSTTDIACFKYRYEKLHADRIIYYTDSRQHQHLIQAWTIAKKANYIPEDFVLEHHMFGMMLSKNKQPFKTRDGNTIKLSVLLDESIARATHLIKEKKPKLSRKKLIQLAKIIGISAVKYSDLSKNRNTNYIFDWDTMLSFEGNTAPYIQYAYTRIISIIKKSEIRVNKLKEKISLTEESEVNLSIKLLEFEETILLIAQKGTPHIMCKYLYQLATYFSIFYEKCSILFSKKIKIRKSRLKLSILTAKTLKKGLNMLGIKISQKM, from the coding sequence ATGAATTTAAAAAATATAATAAAAAAAGACATTCAAGATGTTTTAATTTCAATTAGTTCTATAAATAATTGTGAACCACTTATCACAGCAAACAAAAAAATAAAACTAGGTCATTATCAAGTTAATAACTTAATCAAAATAGCTAATATATTAAAATTAGAACCATATGAATTATCTAAGATAATAATTTTGAATATTAAAAATAAGCATATATATAAAAAGATAACATTTTCTCAACCAGGTTTTATTAACATTTTCATTCGTCATCAATGGATATCTGAACAATTAGAAAAAGTTTTTATTTCATCTCGACTCGGTATACATTACGCTAAACCTAAAAATATTGTCATAGATTACTCTTCTCCAAATATTGCAAAAGAAATGCATATCGGACATCTACGCTCAACAATAATTGGAGATGTTATAGTAAGAATTCTAAGTTTTTTAGGACATAATGTTATTCGAGCAAATCATATTGGTGACTGGGGAACACAATTTGGAATGTTAATTGCATACTTAGAAGATCAAAATCTACAAAAAAATAATTTTTCCCTTGTTGAACTTGAAAAAATTTATTGTAAAGCAAAAAAAAAATATGATAGTAATAAATTATTTTCAGAAAAATCTAGAAAATACGTCGTAAAATTACAAAATGGAGATCAATATTGTTATGCTATTTGGAAAAAATTAGTATCTATTACTATGCTAGAAAATTATAAAATATATAAAAGATTAAACGTTACTTTAAAAGAAACTGATACTATGGGAGAAAGTTTATATAATAAAATGCTTCCTGATATTATTCAAGATCTTAAAAATAAAAAAATAGCAGTTGAAGAAAATGGTTCTACTATTGTTTATTTAAAAGAATTTAAGAATAGATTAGGAGAATCTATGGGTGTAGTGATTCAAAAAAAAGATAAAGGATTTTTGTATTCTACTACAGATATTGCTTGTTTTAAATACAGATATGAAAAACTACATGCTGATCGTATTATATACTATACTGATTCCCGTCAACATCAACATTTAATACAAGCATGGACTATAGCTAAAAAAGCTAATTATATACCTGAAGATTTTGTATTAGAACATCATATGTTTGGCATGATGTTATCAAAAAATAAACAACCGTTCAAAACAAGGGATGGTAATACCATAAAATTATCTGTACTACTTGACGAATCTATAGCAAGAGCTACACATTTAATTAAAGAAAAAAAACCTAAATTATCTAGAAAAAAACTAATACAATTAGCGAAAATAATAGGTATCAGTGCAGTAAAATATTCTGATTTATCTAAAAATAGAAATACAAACTATATTTTTGATTGGGATACAATGCTAAGTTTTGAAGGTAATACAGCCCCCTATATACAATATGCATATACAAGAATTATTTCTATAATAAAAAAATCTGAGATACGTGTAAATAAACTAAAAGAAAAAATTTCTTTAACAGAAGAGAGTGAAGTTAATTTATCTATTAAGCTACTAGAATTTGAAGAAACTATTCTATTAATTGCTCAAAAAGGTACTCCACATATTATGTGTAAATATCTTTATCAACTTGCCACTTATTTTTCTATTTTTTATGAAAAATGTTCTATACTTTTTTCTAAGAAAATAAAAATACGTAAAAGCAGACTGAAATTATCCATTTTAACAGCTAAAACATTAAAAAAAGGACTGAATATGCTAGGAATTAAAATTTCTCAAAAAATGTAA
- the dnaQ gene encoding DNA polymerase III subunit epsilon has protein sequence MNNQKRIVVLDTETTGINKKELPHINHRIIEIGAVEIINRRFTGNNFHVYIRPNRSIDPEALKIHGITDDFLLKKPLFKDIAENFLNYIKNSQLVIHNASFDLGFINQELIIWNKKIEKIDTICSIIDTLKIARKLFPGKKNTLDALCVRYKINKSHRNLHSAILDSYLLGKLYLLMTGGQDCMFSYDTINDKKFLAKSQKIDRLKKFSLRILRSTEEEINSHKKYLEYMKKNSQCLWK, from the coding sequence ATGAATAATCAAAAAAGAATTGTTGTATTAGATACCGAAACAACAGGTATAAATAAAAAAGAACTTCCTCATATAAATCATCGAATTATAGAAATTGGTGCTGTTGAAATCATTAATCGTCGTTTTACAGGAAACAATTTTCATGTATATATTAGACCTAATAGATCGATAGACCCTGAAGCATTAAAGATTCATGGTATTACTGATGATTTTTTATTAAAAAAACCTTTATTTAAAGATATAGCTGAAAATTTTTTAAATTATATTAAAAATTCTCAACTAGTTATTCATAATGCCTCTTTCGATTTGGGATTTATAAATCAAGAATTAATTATATGGAATAAAAAAATAGAAAAAATTGATACAATTTGTTCTATTATTGATACATTAAAAATAGCTAGAAAATTATTTCCTGGAAAAAAAAATACGTTAGATGCTCTATGTGTACGCTATAAAATCAATAAATCTCATAGAAATTTACACAGTGCAATATTAGATTCTTATCTATTAGGTAAATTATATCTCTTAATGACTGGTGGTCAAGATTGTATGTTTTCTTATGATACAATAAATGATAAAAAATTTCTTGCAAAATCACAAAAAATTGATAGATTAAAAAAATTTTCTTTAAGAATTCTGAGATCTACAGAAGAAGAAATAAATTCGCATAAAAAATATTTAGAATACATGAAAAAAAATAGTCAATGTTTATGGAAATAA
- the gloB gene encoding hydroxyacylglutathione hydrolase, giving the protein MFLKKIPVLIDNYIWILFNTHNFCIIIDPGLSDPVIQEIEKKKWHPIAILLTHNHLDHTGGVKKIVYRYPNITVFGPAEIKKKYVNKIVTEGDKIIILDKTFHVFFTPGHTPGHISYYSKPYLFCGDTLFSGGCGRVYKQKYLEMYCSLKLIKSFPNNTIICCAHEYTLSNLQFSLSILPHDKTIHIFFKRIENLIKLGRSSLPAYIFFEKKINLFLKTNEFSLKKSMGLKESCTDYEVFVKLRLKKDFFIGAKRD; this is encoded by the coding sequence ATGTTTTTAAAAAAAATACCCGTATTAATTGATAATTACATTTGGATTCTTTTTAATACTCATAATTTTTGTATTATTATAGACCCTGGATTATCTGATCCTGTTATACAAGAAATAGAAAAAAAAAAATGGCATCCAATTGCTATTCTATTGACTCATAATCATTTAGATCATACGGGAGGGGTAAAGAAAATTGTCTATCGTTACCCGAACATAACTGTGTTTGGACCCGCTGAAATAAAAAAAAAATATGTTAATAAAATTGTTACTGAAGGTGATAAAATTATTATTTTGGACAAAACATTTCATGTATTTTTTACTCCCGGTCATACTCCGGGTCATATTTCATACTATAGTAAACCATATCTTTTTTGCGGAGACACTCTTTTTTCGGGAGGTTGTGGTCGTGTTTACAAACAAAAATATTTAGAAATGTACTGCTCTTTAAAACTTATTAAATCTTTTCCAAACAATACTATTATCTGTTGTGCTCATGAATATACTTTATCAAATTTACAATTTTCTCTTTCCATTCTTCCTCATGATAAAACAATTCACATATTCTTTAAAAGAATAGAAAATCTAATCAAATTAGGTAGATCTAGTTTGCCCGCTTATATTTTTTTTGAAAAAAAGATTAATTTATTTTTAAAGACAAATGAGTTTTCTTTAAAAAAATCAATGGGATTGAAAGAAAGTTGTACTGATTATGAGGTTTTTGTTAAATTAAGATTAAAAAAAGATTTTTTTATTGGAGCTAAGCGGGATTGA
- the flhB gene encoding flagellar biosynthesis protein FlhB: MNHNTHEEKTENPTEHRIKKFRKKGKTRYSRELNSLLILLVGFISLWKCRDLIIYHLSNIMFNGFCFNRNNILDEKNTLLEIFISFQDMLFVFFPFLISLLIIITIPPMILSGIKFHMNSLEFNLKKLNLFNGLKKIFSIQIIIEFFKITTKLFIVGSISCWYIWFSFPEILKLINEDYISSLFHGFNIIASSCILVILGLVPIVFFDIIWQQFNYYKKLKMTHQEIKDEFREREGNPSIKMRIRQEMKAAIRRRMIADVPKADVIITNPIHYSVALQYDENKMHAPKVIAKGIGETAIKIQTLALKNNISIISAPSLARSLYRYSEIGKYIPDALYKAVAEVLAWVWKVRKWKKEGGIFPEQPQNISVPSELTFTGEYKTND; this comes from the coding sequence ATGAATCATAATACACACGAGGAAAAAACAGAAAATCCCACCGAGCATCGTATTAAAAAATTTCGCAAAAAGGGAAAAACTAGATATTCTAGAGAGTTAAATTCTTTGTTGATTTTATTAGTTGGCTTTATAAGTTTATGGAAGTGCAGAGATTTAATTATTTATCATTTGAGCAATATAATGTTTAATGGTTTTTGTTTTAATAGAAATAATATTTTAGATGAAAAAAATACTTTATTAGAAATATTTATATCTTTTCAAGACATGTTATTTGTTTTTTTTCCATTTTTAATCTCTTTATTAATTATAATCACTATACCTCCAATGATTTTGAGTGGTATTAAATTTCATATGAACTCATTAGAGTTTAATCTTAAAAAATTAAATTTATTTAATGGGTTAAAAAAAATTTTTTCTATTCAAATAATAATAGAATTTTTTAAGATAACAACAAAACTATTTATAGTTGGAAGTATATCTTGTTGGTATATATGGTTTTCTTTTCCCGAAATATTAAAATTAATTAATGAAGATTATATTTCTTCATTATTTCATGGATTCAATATTATTGCATCTTCTTGCATTTTAGTCATACTAGGATTAGTTCCCATTGTTTTTTTTGATATTATTTGGCAACAATTTAATTATTATAAAAAATTAAAAATGACTCATCAAGAAATAAAAGATGAATTCCGCGAAAGAGAAGGAAATCCAAGTATTAAAATGCGTATTCGTCAAGAAATGAAAGCTGCTATACGTAGGAGAATGATTGCAGATGTTCCTAAAGCTGATGTAATTATAACCAATCCTATACATTATTCAGTTGCACTTCAATATGATGAAAATAAAATGCATGCACCTAAAGTAATAGCAAAAGGTATAGGTGAAACAGCTATTAAAATACAAACCTTAGCTTTGAAAAATAATATTTCTATTATTTCCGCTCCATCATTAGCTCGTTCATTATATCGTTATTCTGAAATAGGAAAATATATTCCAGACGCTTTATATAAAGCTGTCGCAGAAGTTTTAGCATGGGTTTGGAAAGTGCGAAAATGGAAAAAAGAAGGTGGAATTTTTCCTGAACAACCTCAAAATATATCAGTTCCATCAGAATTAACTTTTACAGGGGAATATAAAACTAATGATTAA
- the flhA gene encoding flagellar biosynthesis protein FlhA, which yields MINFSSFFRVIKSLKTTQWQVLAGPILILMILAMMVLPLAPFFLDVFFTFNIALSIIILLVSMFTRHTLDFTAFPTILLFSTLLRLALNVASTRIIFLQGHTGTNSAGRVIESFGHFLVGGNFAIGIVVFIILVIINFMVITKGASRIAEVGARFILDAMPGKQMAIDADLNAGLIGEDQAKKRRIKITQEADFYGSMDGASKFVRGDAIAGILIMIINILGGLIIGLMQHHMLLNKAVEVYTLLTIGDGLVAQIPALVISTAAGVIVTRVSTNQNVGEQIVSQLFYNPQVILLSAIVLGILGLVPGMPNIIFLIFTVLLFILSWWLYEKQYYLENNFLNSSEKYKLIQDSISEASWNDVALEDPIRIEIGYKLTPMTDINQKGDLLDRIRVVRKKIAQEIGFLPPLVHIKNNMNLSGNVYRIFIKGVEVGKGKCFYGRFMAINSGRETESLPFEKVHEPTFGLSGYWIDEDFKNTAQKKGYSVIESSTVISTHLNFLISHHIDELFGRQEAQQLLEHVAVHIPKLTENLIPNLINLTVFHKVLKNLLLEHVPIRDMRTIVETLSEYAEIQKDPDELTSIVRIALRKIIIQKLFNKKDIIEIIGLESNLEQLLLNTLQSGNNTIEPTLSETLLVKTREAIKKQLLKGSPLVLLVRHPLRYFLSRFLRQSLPELTVLSYMEIEEIKKIKITNIIGKN from the coding sequence ATGATTAATTTTTCTTCTTTTTTCCGTGTGATAAAAAGTTTAAAAACGACTCAATGGCAAGTACTTGCTGGTCCGATACTTATTTTAATGATTTTAGCGATGATGGTTTTACCATTGGCACCTTTTTTCTTAGATGTTTTTTTTACTTTTAATATTGCTTTATCTATAATCATTTTGCTTGTTTCCATGTTTACTCGTCATACTTTAGATTTTACTGCTTTTCCAACAATTTTACTCTTCTCTACATTATTACGATTAGCTCTAAATGTCGCCTCTACTCGTATTATTTTTTTACAAGGTCATACTGGAACTAATTCAGCTGGAAGAGTCATTGAATCATTTGGTCATTTTTTAGTTGGTGGTAATTTTGCCATTGGAATCGTTGTATTCATAATTTTGGTTATTATTAATTTTATGGTAATCACCAAAGGGGCTAGTCGTATAGCAGAAGTTGGTGCTCGATTTATATTGGATGCAATGCCAGGGAAACAAATGGCAATTGATGCTGATTTAAATGCAGGTTTAATTGGTGAAGATCAAGCTAAAAAACGTCGTATAAAGATAACACAAGAAGCAGATTTTTATGGTTCTATGGATGGTGCAAGTAAATTTGTTCGAGGAGATGCTATTGCTGGAATTCTAATAATGATTATTAACATATTAGGAGGTTTGATTATTGGTTTAATGCAGCATCATATGCTTTTAAATAAAGCTGTAGAAGTGTATACATTATTAACTATTGGTGATGGTTTAGTGGCTCAAATTCCAGCTTTAGTTATTTCTACTGCGGCAGGTGTAATCGTAACACGAGTTAGTACTAATCAAAATGTTGGCGAACAAATAGTCAGTCAATTATTTTATAATCCTCAAGTTATTTTATTAAGTGCAATAGTATTAGGTATTCTTGGTTTGGTTCCCGGAATGCCGAATATTATATTTTTAATATTTACAGTTTTATTATTTATACTTTCTTGGTGGTTGTATGAAAAACAATATTATTTAGAAAATAATTTTTTAAATTCTAGTGAAAAATATAAATTAATACAAGACTCAATTTCAGAAGCTTCTTGGAATGATGTTGCACTAGAAGATCCAATTCGCATAGAAATTGGCTATAAATTAACACCAATGACTGATATTAATCAAAAAGGTGACTTGTTAGATAGAATTCGTGTAGTACGTAAAAAAATTGCTCAAGAAATCGGATTTTTACCTCCACTCGTACATATTAAAAATAATATGAATTTATCAGGCAATGTGTATCGTATTTTTATTAAAGGGGTAGAAGTAGGTAAAGGTAAATGTTTTTATGGACGTTTTATGGCAATTAATTCGGGTCGAGAAACAGAATCTTTGCCTTTTGAAAAAGTACATGAGCCTACTTTTGGATTATCAGGTTATTGGATTGATGAAGATTTTAAAAATACAGCTCAAAAAAAAGGTTATTCTGTCATAGAATCTAGTACTGTAATTTCTACTCATTTAAACTTTTTAATTTCTCATCATATTGATGAGTTATTTGGTCGTCAAGAAGCTCAGCAATTATTAGAGCATGTTGCTGTACACATACCTAAATTAACTGAAAATTTAATTCCTAATTTAATTAATTTGACAGTTTTTCATAAAGTTCTTAAAAACTTATTATTAGAACATGTTCCGATACGTGATATGAGAACTATTGTAGAAACATTATCAGAATATGCAGAAATTCAAAAAGATCCTGATGAATTAACTAGTATAGTTCGTATTGCATTAAGAAAAATAATCATACAAAAATTATTTAATAAAAAAGATATTATCGAAATAATAGGGTTAGAATCAAATTTAGAACAACTATTATTAAATACTTTACAATCAGGAAATAATACTATAGAACCCACTTTATCTGAAACTTTATTAGTAAAGACTAGAGAAGCTATTAAAAAACAGCTACTAAAAGGTTCTCCTCTTGTATTATTAGTTAGACATCCTCTGAGGTATTTTTTATCAAGATTTCTAAGACAAAGCCTTCCAGAATTAACTGTTTTATCTTATATGGAAATTGAAGAAATCAAAAAAATAAAGATCACTAATATAATTGGAAAGAATTAA